The window GCCGCCCGGCTCCGGCAGGACGCGCGGCGGCACCAAGCCGAGCGGAACGAGGCGATCGTCGCCCGGAACCAGCTCGACTGGCTGGCACAGATGTCCATCAACGCCGACCTCGCCAAGCTCTGGGCGCCCGAGGACATGGACGTCGAGGAGTACATGCAGCTGCTCAAGGCCAATCAGCTCATCTGCACGCTCAGCCTCCGCGACCGCCTCGGCTTCGTCCGTGCCGGACATCTGCCGTGGTATGCCGCGAAGCTGATGGAGAGCGAGGTCTGCCGGCGGTACTGGAACCGGTTCGGCGACCTCCGCGCCCAGGAGGCGGAGGGAGACGAGCGCGCCGAGCACTTCACCAGGGTGCTGGACCAGGCTGCGAAGAACCGCCCGCAGGCGCAGCCCGCAGCAGCCTGACGACACCACACACCGACCCCGGACGCGCGATCGCTCAGGCGACTTCGCCACCCATCGCCGTCTGGCAGCAGACCCCGGAGCCCGACCGGGCCTCGGCATCCAGCACCATCCACCACTCCTAGGAGGCATGCATGACCGCCATCCAGGCCGAGAGGCCGACCGCCCCCGCGCAGGCGGACCTCGTGAAGACCGACGACGACCCGTTCGGGCTCGACATCACCTTCATCGAGGGCACGCCGGCGACCGAGACGGTCCTGATGTGCAGCACGGGCGACACCTGCGGCAGCTCCTGCCCCAGCGCCTGCACCACCTCGTAAGCCGGGTCACCCCGGCAGCGCGGGCCGGACGGGGCTCTCCCCGTCCGGCCCGCCCCAGCCCGTCATGCCAGGAGATGAGGAGAGCACTGATGACACGGCACCGGCCCAGCCTGTACGAGGCCGCGGGGCAGGCCATGCTGCGCGCCGCTGTGCACACGACCGAGCCCGCCACGCCGCCCTGGCCGGCGTCCACGGCGCCTGTGGAAGAGTGGCGCGCGTGGCTGAGCACGGTGTGGTCCGACACCGACTTCCGCCGGACCGTGTCGCATGCTAGCCCTCATCTGGTGGACCAGGTGCAGGCCATCATCGACGGCCGCACACTGAAGGTGCGCCGGATGCGCCGGGCGGCGCTGTCCACCGCCCGCTACGCGATCCGCTACGCACGACGCTCCACCCCCTACGGCCTGTTCGCCGGAGTAGCCCCGCTCGGCTTCGGCCAGACCACGTCCGTCCGCATCGGCGACGAACACCAGGCCGTGACGCGCCCCGAGCCGGTCGGGCTCGAGGAGATGCTCAGCACTTGGGAGAGCGACCCGACCCGCCTGGCCGACGCCGAGGTCTGCGTCAACACCCTGATCCGACAGCGCGATGAGCACATCCACGTGCCCTCCGAGGGCGACGCCGAGTTCCGCCTCGCCCTCAACCCCGCACTGCGTCTCGTCCTCGACCTGGCCCGATCACCGATCGGGTACCGCCAGTTGTCCGACAAGCTGGCCGCGGAGTTCCCCGCCGTAAGGGACACCGCGCGCGACCAGCTCCTGGGTGAACTGCTGCGGGTGCGCCTGCTGCGCTCCTCCCTGCGCGCCCCCGCCACCATCGCCGATCCCACCGACGTCTTACCGCCCGCGGCGCGCACCCAGGCAGCCAGCTTGCGGACAGCGTGCGACCTGCGGCTGGACGCCGACGTGCGGCTGCCTGAGCAGGTGCTGACCGAAGCGGCGACCGCGGCGACCATCCTGGCCCGCCTGGTCACTCACCCGAGCGGGACACCGGCCTGGCTCCGGTGGATCGAGCAGTTCACCGAGCGCTACGGCGAGAGCACCGCGGTGCCCGTGGACGTGGCCACGGATCCCGACCGGGGCGTGGGCTTCCCGGCAGGGTTCGTCACGGCGAGCGAACCGCCCCGCCCGATGTCTAGGCGTGACCGCCTGCTGCTGGAATTGGCTGGCACTGCCGCCGCCGAAAGCAGCCGCAGCGTCGCCCTGACCGGGGCGATGATCGAGGAACTGGAAGCAGCGGCCGGCGACCAGCCTCACGAGCTGGCGCCCCACCTCGAACTGGCCGCACAGGTCCACGCCTCCTCCGTTCCGGCTCTGGACCGGGGCAACTTCCGGCTGCGCGTGCTGACCGTCTCCCGCTCGGCCGGATCGATGATCGGGCGGTTCTGGCACCTCCTACCCGGCATCGAGGCGGCGTACGCGAACCTGCCCACCGTCCATCCGGAAGCAGAACTCGCGCAGCTCACCTTCCACGCCGGACGGGTGCCGGCCGACCTGCTCACCCGCGCACCGCAGGCCCTGCCCCGGATCGTGAGCGTCGGCGAATTCCGCCGTCCCGCCCCGCACGTCCTCTTCCCCCGCGACCTCGCGATCACCGTCACCGGTGGCCGCCCCCAGCTGGTGGAGTCCACGACGGGCAAGCCGCTGGAGCTGCTGGCCCCCACCGCAATCAACTTCCTGTGGAACAACTACACCCCGCCGATGGCCCGCTTCCTCGGCGAAATCAGCCGAGCCGCCTCCCCGCAGGTGACCTGGTTCGACTGGGGCGCCGCCTGGGCCCTGCCCTTCACCCCTGCCCTCACCTACCGGCGCACCATCCTCACCGCCGCCCGGTGGAAGATCCGCAGCCGCACGCTGCCCGCCCGGACCGCCCCTCTCCAGCAGTGGGCCGACCAACTCCACGCCTGGCGAACCCGTTTCGGGGTGCCGGAGCGGGTCCTGCTCGCCGAGGACGACCAGCAGCTTCCCCTCGACCTCACCCGCGACGTCGACCTGGACCTCCTGCGCGCGCACCTAGACGCCAGCGCCTTCGGCATCGCCACCCTGCACGAGGCGCCCCCGCCGGACGCCGACGAATGGATCGGCGGCCGGGCCCACAGCATCGTCATCCCCCTGGCCAGGCGCTCATGACCACGACAACCGTGCCCCGAACGCAGGACCTGTCCGAGGGCGCCCTGGGGATGGCCCTGCTCGACATCGAGCGCCGTGACCTGTCCACCGCCCGCCGCCACCTCACCCAGGCCACCGCCGGGGTCAGCACCGGCAGCAACGCCAGCCTCTTTCACGGCGCCCCCGCCCTGGAGTTCGTGCTGGCCCGCGCCCACGGGGTCGGCGATGAGGTCCGCGCGGCCGTCGACCGCGTCGTGGACGCCCGGCTCGCCGCCGCCCACCGCCGCCAGGCGTCGGGCGTGCTGCCCCACCTCGCCGAATGGGACCTCATCCGCGGCCTGACCGGGCTCGCCGCACTGCTGCTGTCCCGGCGCCCGACCGCACCGCGGCTGCACGACGTGCTCGCCTGCCTCGTCGCGCTCGCCCGCCCTGCCCGTGGTGACGGCCGGCTGCTGCCGGGGTGGTGGTCGGCGGCCGGCCCGGACGGAAAGGAGATGACCGGCGGGCACGGCAACAACGGCATGGCCCACGGCATCGCCGGGCCCCTGGCCGTGCTCTCCCTCGCCCTGTGCGAAGGCGTCAGCGTCCCCGGCCAGGAGGAAGCCGTCGGCACGTTCGTGACCTGGCTCGAGCGGCACGGCGCCCGCTACTGCTCCACCGCAGCCCATCTGGACGCCGAGCAGCCTTCCGAAGCGGAACCGGCCCGCCAGTCCTGGTGTTATGGCCAGCCCGGCATCGCCCGCGCACAGCAGCTCGCCGCGCTCGCCCTCGGCGACCCGGCCCGCCGCCAAACGGCCGAGGACACCGTCGAGACCATCCTGGCCGACCCGCTACGGCTCGCCCGCATCACCGACTCCACGCTCTGTCACGGCTGGGCCGGGCTGCTGATGCTCACCCGCGCGGTCGCCGCCGACAGCCCCGTACCCGCCCGCTTCACCCCGATCATCCAGGACCTGCACCGACGGCTGGCCGCCGACTGGGAGCACCTGCCCAAACCCGGATTCATGGAAGGCCGCGCCGGAGCCCAACTCGCCCTGAACGCCACCGACACCACCGGATGGACCCGCGCCCTCCTGCTCACCTGACCACCACCCTGCCGCCTCGCAAGGAGTTTCCTGCCCATGACCTTCGACGACGAGAACCTGCCGATCGCAGTGGACACACCCTGGTGGCACGCCTCCGTGGCCTTCACCGACCCGCACCCGGACGCCGCCCGGGCCCTGGCGACCACACTGGCCGGACACCGCTTCCACTTCCTACGCAAGGACGCCGGCGTGCGCCTGCGCACCGAGCAGCCTTTCCCCGGCCTGCTGAACCAGCTCGTCACCGACCGCGTGATCACCAGCTGGACAGGCGGCATCTACGAGCCGGAGACCCATGCTTTCGGCGGCCCCGAGAGCATGGCGGTCGCGCACGACGTGTTCTGCGCCGACAGCCCGGCCGCACTTGCCGAGACCGGCACCCCCGGCGCCCGCGAGCGCAGCGTGATGCTGCTGTCCGCCATGATTCGCGAGGCTGGGCTGGACCCTTTCGAAGCCGGAGACGTCTACGCCCGGTGGGCCGCCCTGCGGCCCACCGTCACCCCGCCCAAGGGGCCCGCACTGGAGAAGGCCGTCTCCGCGATGCAGCGGCTGATGAACGCGGACGCCGCCCTGCGCCCCGACGCGGAAGCGGGCTGGGTCGAGCGGGTCGCCGCGTTCGAGGACGCCGGCCGCCGCCTGCGTTGGCTCGCCGCCGACGGCCGGCTAATACGCGGACTCCGGGGCGTCCTCGCCCATCACGCGATCTTCGCGTTCAACCGCGCGGGCGTACCTGCCGACGCGCAGGCCGCCACCGCGTGGCTCGGCCGTCACGTCGCCTTCTCCACCGGAGAAGGAGCTGACGTGTCTACCCGCAAGTCCGCCGCGGCGGACCCTAGCCCTCCTCGGATGGAGACCACCGTGACACCCGTAACCGAACCCACCCAGCTGCGCAAAGCCCTCGCCCAGCGGTTGGTCGACAGCGGCCACCTGCGTAGCCAGGCGGCCATCGACGCGTTCCGCACCACCGACCGGCACGCCTTCCTGCCCGGCGTCGACCTGGAGAGCGCGTACAAGGAGGACGCGGTCCCGATCAAGTACGACGAGCACGGGGAGATGATCTCCTGCATCTCCGCACCGTCCATCGTCGCCACCCAGCTCGAACAGCTCGGCGCCCAGCCCGGCCACAAGGTCCTGGAAGCCGGAGCCGCCACCGGCTACAACGCCGCCCTCCTCGGCAAAATCGTCTCCCCCGGCGGGCAGGTGTGGACCCTCGACGTCGACCAGGACCTCGCCGCAGGCGCCAGCCGGCACCTCGCCGAGGCCGGCGTCGACAACGCCACCGCAGTGATGGCCGACGGCGCGGCCGGGCTGCCCGAGCACGCCCCCTACGACCGGATCATCTTCACCGTCGGCTCCGGCGATGTCCCCGTGAAGATCCTCGACCAGCTTGCCCCCGGCGGACGCCTGGTCCTGCCGATGCGCATCCGCGGCAGCATCTCCCGCTCCTTCGCCTTCGAACGCGACGGGGAGACGTGGAAGACCGTCTCCTGCGAGATGGCCACCTTCATCCCGCTACGCAAGGGCGTCTGCGACGACGTGTACACCCTCGTCCCGATGGCCGGCGAGGGCAACGTGCGCCTGGAGACGTTCAGCGAACAGGACGTCGACCGCGACGCCCTGCGTACCGTCCTCGACCAGCAGCAGACCAAGATCTACACGGGAGTGAAGTTCCGTCAGGGCTCCCCGTGGGAGTGGCTGTACCTGTACCTGGCCTGCGTGCTGCCCAACGGTCTGTCCCGGCTGCCGGGCCAGCGCCCCGGGTTCACCCCGCACTTCGGCTGGGGCTCCATGGCCGCCCTCGACGGCGGATCGCTCGCGTACCTGATCATCCGCGAGGGCGAGGACGAGAAGGGCCGGTACTGGGAGGCTGGCGTGATCGGCCACGGCGAGGGCGGCTCCGACCTCGCCGAGCGCGTCGTGAGCGAGATCCGCGCCTGGGACGCGACCGGCGGCAACGACGCACCCGAGCCGAGCTTCCGGATGGCCGTCGCGGACTCGCGTGACCGGCTGACGGCGGACGACGCCCGCTTCGTCGTCGACAAGCCTTACAGCCGACTGGTCGTCGACTGGGCGCGCAAGGGCTGAGCCGATGATCCCAGCGATAGCCAGCCGCATTCCCCTGGTCCGCCGCACCAAGGCGCCCGCGCTCCCCTTGGAGGAGCGCATCCACCACCTCACCGGGCTGACCGTCGCGCCCGCAGGTGCGAGTCACCATGACCTGGTGGCCCGCGCCTGCGGGGTCCTCAACTACGCCGCGCTCATCGCCTCCGACGTCGGCCTGCCCGACCTGGCCGCCGACCTGTGCTGGCGCCAGCACCAGGTCTTCGCCGACGCCGGACGCCTGAGCGGACCGATCGCCGTCATGTCGCTGATGCCGCTGGTCAACCTCTCCCGGCTGCTGACCCGCGACGGCCAGGGTGAGGCCGCCTATAACCTGCTGGTCCGCCTCAACCACGCCGCGCGGCAGCAGGAGAAGACCGAGGTCGACGGACACACCATCGACCTCTCGCCCCTGACCGGCACGGATGAGGATCACCGCACGGTGTGCCAGGAGTTGTGGGTCACGCTGCTCGTGGACGGCGCCCGTGCTCTCGCCCGCATCGGCCGATGGACCGACGCGGCCGAGGCCATGGCCCAGCACCGCGGCATAGGCAACCGGCTCCTCGACGGCCGCCAGATCAAAGTCATGGCCCTGATGGAAGAGGGGCTGGACCAGCAGGCCCGCGACCTGATCGACACCACCCAGCCCACGGAATCCTGGGAAAGCCTCGTTGGCCAGATCCTGCGCGCCCACTGCCGCCCCAACGACGGCTCGGTTCCACAGGCCGACCTCGGCCGGACGCTGAGCGAAGCCGCCGCGCTCCTGAACCACCCGGATCCGTCGACCGCCGTGTTCCAGACCCGGCGGGCCTGTCCGCCCTGGAGCTGGACCCCACCGGGTCATCCGCGGACATGCTGCCCGGCACCGTCGCCGACGTGGCCTGCCTCGACGCCTACGCGGCACGTGAGGTCCTCAACCATCCGGCTGTAGCAGCCCTCAGTCCGGGAAGGATAGATGTGCTCTGCGGAGTGATCGCGACTGCGGGGCTCGGGGTCGGCACCTTGCCCGCTGCCGACCACCAGGCTCTGTCGAAGTCCGTCACCCTCGGCGAAGCCGAACTGAGGCGACTCCTGCAGGGCGACAAGGCAACAGCAGGCAGTCCCCCGAAGGAGGTACCGCCACCCACGTGAGTGATCGAACACAGCATCACGAACCGCCGCACACGACCACACAAGGAAAGGACCCGGTATTCGAATTTGAGTTCTAGATTTCGCCCGCTCCCACCCGTTACGGCGACACCAGAACCCCCGTTACCCGATCACCCGTCCGCATCTCGCCCCGAGGAGTCCCCATGCATCCCGTACGCCGCCCTGCCCTCGTTCGTCCTGCGTTCGAAAACACCTCCGCCTCCTCGGGCATCACTTTTCACACTGCCGATGGCCGCAACTCCCAGCTCGCCGCAGGAATCACGAC of the Streptomyces sp. NBC_01788 genome contains:
- a CDS encoding DUF6082 family protein, translated to MKLTTAVLAAAAAVSLTSAMAGAARLRQDARRHQAERNEAIVARNQLDWLAQMSINADLAKLWAPEDMDVEEYMQLLKANQLICTLSLRDRLGFVRAGHLPWYAAKLMESEVCRRYWNRFGDLRAQEAEGDERAEHFTRVLDQAAKNRPQAQPAAA
- a CDS encoding FxLD family lanthipeptide; protein product: MTAIQAERPTAPAQADLVKTDDDPFGLDITFIEGTPATETVLMCSTGDTCGSSCPSACTTS
- a CDS encoding lantibiotic dehydratase family protein, which translates into the protein MTRHRPSLYEAAGQAMLRAAVHTTEPATPPWPASTAPVEEWRAWLSTVWSDTDFRRTVSHASPHLVDQVQAIIDGRTLKVRRMRRAALSTARYAIRYARRSTPYGLFAGVAPLGFGQTTSVRIGDEHQAVTRPEPVGLEEMLSTWESDPTRLADAEVCVNTLIRQRDEHIHVPSEGDAEFRLALNPALRLVLDLARSPIGYRQLSDKLAAEFPAVRDTARDQLLGELLRVRLLRSSLRAPATIADPTDVLPPAARTQAASLRTACDLRLDADVRLPEQVLTEAATAATILARLVTHPSGTPAWLRWIEQFTERYGESTAVPVDVATDPDRGVGFPAGFVTASEPPRPMSRRDRLLLELAGTAAAESSRSVALTGAMIEELEAAAGDQPHELAPHLELAAQVHASSVPALDRGNFRLRVLTVSRSAGSMIGRFWHLLPGIEAAYANLPTVHPEAELAQLTFHAGRVPADLLTRAPQALPRIVSVGEFRRPAPHVLFPRDLAITVTGGRPQLVESTTGKPLELLAPTAINFLWNNYTPPMARFLGEISRAASPQVTWFDWGAAWALPFTPALTYRRTILTAARWKIRSRTLPARTAPLQQWADQLHAWRTRFGVPERVLLAEDDQQLPLDLTRDVDLDLLRAHLDASAFGIATLHEAPPPDADEWIGGRAHSIVIPLARRS
- a CDS encoding lanthionine synthetase LanC family protein is translated as MTTTTVPRTQDLSEGALGMALLDIERRDLSTARRHLTQATAGVSTGSNASLFHGAPALEFVLARAHGVGDEVRAAVDRVVDARLAAAHRRQASGVLPHLAEWDLIRGLTGLAALLLSRRPTAPRLHDVLACLVALARPARGDGRLLPGWWSAAGPDGKEMTGGHGNNGMAHGIAGPLAVLSLALCEGVSVPGQEEAVGTFVTWLERHGARYCSTAAHLDAEQPSEAEPARQSWCYGQPGIARAQQLAALALGDPARRQTAEDTVETILADPLRLARITDSTLCHGWAGLLMLTRAVAADSPVPARFTPIIQDLHRRLAADWEHLPKPGFMEGRAGAQLALNATDTTGWTRALLLT
- the fxlM gene encoding methyltransferase, FxLD system; the protein is MTFDDENLPIAVDTPWWHASVAFTDPHPDAARALATTLAGHRFHFLRKDAGVRLRTEQPFPGLLNQLVTDRVITSWTGGIYEPETHAFGGPESMAVAHDVFCADSPAALAETGTPGARERSVMLLSAMIREAGLDPFEAGDVYARWAALRPTVTPPKGPALEKAVSAMQRLMNADAALRPDAEAGWVERVAAFEDAGRRLRWLAADGRLIRGLRGVLAHHAIFAFNRAGVPADAQAATAWLGRHVAFSTGEGADVSTRKSAAADPSPPRMETTVTPVTEPTQLRKALAQRLVDSGHLRSQAAIDAFRTTDRHAFLPGVDLESAYKEDAVPIKYDEHGEMISCISAPSIVATQLEQLGAQPGHKVLEAGAATGYNAALLGKIVSPGGQVWTLDVDQDLAAGASRHLAEAGVDNATAVMADGAAGLPEHAPYDRIIFTVGSGDVPVKILDQLAPGGRLVLPMRIRGSISRSFAFERDGETWKTVSCEMATFIPLRKGVCDDVYTLVPMAGEGNVRLETFSEQDVDRDALRTVLDQQQTKIYTGVKFRQGSPWEWLYLYLACVLPNGLSRLPGQRPGFTPHFGWGSMAALDGGSLAYLIIREGEDEKGRYWEAGVIGHGEGGSDLAERVVSEIRAWDATGGNDAPEPSFRMAVADSRDRLTADDARFVVDKPYSRLVVDWARKG